In one window of Spartinivicinus marinus DNA:
- a CDS encoding terminase small subunit, whose amino-acid sequence MSGKLTPKQAMFVKEYLVDLNATQAAIRAGYSAKTASEQGARLLGNVKIQAALGEVQQKRGNRLDVTADRIEKELAKIAFSHITDVIDWREITLESNEDEPNHSAAIACQSIRLKDSDTLSPEVTATIQEISQTAHGVKVKLYDKLKALELLGRRHGIFIDKVEHSGTIKNQNLSEAELDKRIAELTKKLS is encoded by the coding sequence ATGAGCGGTAAGCTAACCCCCAAGCAAGCAATGTTTGTCAAAGAATACCTGGTGGATTTAAATGCTACTCAGGCAGCGATTCGTGCGGGGTATAGTGCTAAGACGGCCAGTGAGCAAGGAGCCAGGTTGTTAGGAAATGTTAAGATTCAAGCAGCGTTAGGGGAAGTACAACAGAAGCGGGGTAATCGTCTTGATGTGACAGCTGACCGCATCGAAAAAGAACTCGCCAAAATTGCCTTTAGTCATATTACTGATGTAATTGACTGGCGTGAAATCACCTTGGAGTCCAATGAGGATGAGCCAAATCATTCAGCGGCCATAGCTTGCCAATCAATACGATTAAAAGATTCTGATACCTTATCCCCAGAAGTAACGGCCACTATCCAGGAAATCTCCCAAACCGCTCACGGGGTTAAAGTCAAACTCTACGACAAATTAAAAGCCCTGGAATTATTGGGCCGTCGTCACGGTATTTTTATTGATAAAGTTGAACACAGCGGCACCATCAAAAACCAAAACCTATCGGAAGCTGAACTGGATAAGCGCATAGCGGAATTAACGAAAAAACTGTCATGA
- a CDS encoding 3TM-type holin, translating into MSWWSKLIGGGLAEPIEAIGNVLDKVTTSDAERAQAEILLSRIRQQPRLLQIELNKVEAQHRSLFVAGWRPFIGWVCGLGLTFTFLINPILQWASGEPGPQLPFDVMTELVMALLGLGALRTAEKLGGRTK; encoded by the coding sequence ATGAGTTGGTGGAGTAAATTAATAGGCGGTGGTTTAGCTGAGCCCATCGAAGCTATTGGTAATGTGCTGGATAAAGTGACGACTAGTGACGCTGAGCGTGCCCAGGCTGAGATTTTATTATCCCGCATACGACAGCAGCCGCGCTTGCTGCAAATTGAGCTGAACAAGGTAGAGGCCCAGCACAGAAGTTTATTTGTGGCTGGTTGGCGTCCGTTTATTGGTTGGGTCTGTGGCCTGGGATTAACCTTTACCTTTTTGATTAATCCCATTTTGCAATGGGCCTCTGGCGAACCAGGACCACAACTGCCGTTTGATGTAATGACAGAGCTGGTCATGGCGCTGTTAGGCTTAGGTGCACTGAGAACGGCTGAGAAACTGGGAGGGCGAACGAAGTAA
- a CDS encoding M15 family peptidase — protein MPKFSPTSLERLATCHEDLQVLFSEIIKDCDCSILIGHRNQQDQDVAYVAGKSTLLFPHSKHNRLPAFAVDVAPYPIKWEEYNQFYYLGGLVVGTAIKLFKEGRMKHRLRWGGDWNRNHQVSDQTFNDLVHFELVEGDDG, from the coding sequence ATGCCAAAATTCAGCCCTACATCATTAGAACGTTTAGCCACCTGTCACGAAGACCTACAAGTTTTATTCAGCGAGATCATTAAAGACTGTGATTGCAGTATTTTAATTGGTCACCGCAACCAGCAAGATCAAGATGTGGCTTATGTAGCAGGTAAATCTACGTTGCTATTTCCCCACAGTAAACACAATCGACTCCCGGCGTTTGCTGTAGACGTAGCGCCTTATCCGATTAAGTGGGAGGAATATAACCAGTTTTATTACTTAGGTGGCTTGGTGGTGGGCACAGCAATCAAGCTGTTTAAAGAAGGACGCATGAAGCATCGCTTGCGCTGGGGTGGGGATTGGAATCGTAACCATCAAGTGAGTGACCAGACCTTTAATGATTTGGTCCATTTTGAGTTAGTCGAGGGAGATGATGGATAA
- a CDS encoding transporter substrate-binding domain-containing protein — protein sequence MQKKPILFILIIAYNLTYLSNADEHYIRIYYHERTPYYKIEDNKLTGIVGSKAQQILEKSKVPYRLSNIPAARQIEEVKINKKHICAVGWFKNKERELFAKYTMPIYQDRPAVLVTTKNQLNVLNKKKHRQLAIRSKFIYRH from the coding sequence ATGCAAAAAAAACCAATCTTATTTATCTTAATTATAGCCTATAATTTAACCTACTTATCAAATGCAGACGAGCATTATATTCGTATTTACTATCATGAGCGAACACCTTACTACAAAATAGAAGATAATAAGTTAACAGGCATTGTTGGCAGCAAAGCTCAACAAATACTAGAAAAAAGCAAAGTTCCATATCGTTTATCAAACATACCTGCAGCACGCCAAATAGAAGAAGTCAAAATCAATAAGAAACATATATGTGCAGTGGGCTGGTTTAAAAATAAAGAAAGGGAGTTATTTGCAAAGTACACCATGCCTATCTACCAAGATAGGCCCGCAGTATTAGTTACAACCAAAAACCAGTTAAATGTACTCAATAAAAAAAAACATCGACAACTTGCTATCCGATCAAAGTTTATATATCGGCATTAA
- a CDS encoding substrate-binding periplasmic protein: MNHKIEIQLHPILRMFKNLKNHSTHAAFGMSYRAERAKKWYYSYPINYINYSLYVNKTNPLKYSKREQLEGYTVATWGPTNMSKTLSGFAELIPNLTIKIFPEYKNVYKMLDNGRFGEKGAIYAPDSNAELSIRKELLSNIRFAGVDKKNIYYIVFVKDTTPKSYIYKFNEAILNLYKNGRMSEIYNSFSKQGIIAKVPLKNDFRILSQ; encoded by the coding sequence ATCAACCATAAAATTGAAATACAACTTCACCCTATTTTGAGAATGTTTAAAAACTTAAAAAATCACAGCACACACGCAGCATTTGGCATGAGTTATAGAGCTGAAAGAGCCAAAAAATGGTATTATAGTTATCCAATAAATTATATAAATTATTCTCTATATGTTAACAAAACCAATCCATTAAAATATTCCAAACGAGAGCAATTAGAGGGTTATACAGTTGCTACTTGGGGGCCAACAAATATGTCTAAAACCTTGAGTGGTTTTGCTGAGCTCATTCCAAACCTAACGATTAAAATTTTCCCAGAATACAAGAATGTTTATAAAATGCTAGACAATGGACGATTTGGAGAAAAAGGAGCCATTTATGCTCCTGATTCCAATGCAGAACTATCAATTAGAAAAGAACTGTTGAGTAACATAAGATTTGCCGGAGTTGATAAAAAAAATATCTATTACATAGTTTTTGTCAAAGACACCACACCAAAATCCTACATTTATAAATTCAATGAAGCTATATTAAACCTATATAAAAATGGGAGGATGTCTGAAATTTACAACAGTTTCTCAAAACAAGGGATCATAGCTAAAGTACCTTTAAAAAATGACTTCAGAATATTGAGTCAATAA
- a CDS encoding replication protein P, with translation MKKSGEIISGINFNQPQPQQAESNSQDVSEHAAQLVNLIFRELQGIFPAWKQAFADTETLNSAKRNWTKGFIENKILKVEQVRIGLNKARQASGDFIPSIGKFISWCNGDPEDFGLPKPQLAYREACQKAHELNPGQLNWSHQAVYSAARNTGFFELKSMPERDIFPVFERNYELICQQVMAGEPLQDIPKALTDETPKSIAEKNKAYHDVQQQKYLQQKGFDQLDNPREAMSEIYRMLGRK, from the coding sequence ATGAAAAAATCAGGTGAAATTATTTCAGGAATTAATTTTAATCAACCGCAGCCTCAGCAAGCGGAGTCTAACTCGCAGGATGTCTCAGAGCATGCAGCCCAGTTAGTCAATTTAATTTTTCGTGAATTACAGGGTATTTTCCCTGCATGGAAACAGGCCTTTGCTGACACAGAAACCCTCAACAGCGCTAAGCGCAATTGGACCAAAGGATTTATCGAAAACAAAATTCTCAAGGTTGAGCAAGTTCGTATTGGTTTGAACAAAGCGCGCCAGGCTTCAGGTGATTTTATCCCAAGCATTGGAAAATTTATTTCCTGGTGCAATGGTGACCCAGAAGATTTTGGCTTACCCAAGCCGCAGCTAGCCTACCGGGAAGCTTGTCAGAAAGCCCATGAATTAAATCCTGGCCAACTCAACTGGAGTCATCAAGCGGTGTATTCAGCGGCCAGAAACACAGGATTTTTCGAATTAAAATCCATGCCTGAGCGAGATATTTTTCCAGTATTTGAGCGAAATTATGAACTGATTTGCCAACAGGTTATGGCAGGGGAGCCACTGCAGGATATCCCCAAAGCGCTGACAGACGAAACACCTAAATCGATCGCGGAAAAAAATAAAGCCTACCACGATGTTCAACAGCAGAAGTATTTACAGCAAAAGGGCTTTGATCAGCTGGATAATCCGCGAGAGGCGATGAGCGAAATATATCGGATGTTGGGAAGGAAATAA